From a region of the Neobacillus niacini genome:
- a CDS encoding polyprenyl synthetase family protein, with translation MTTKVLDAFAQEHKQLLESELRTLVEKLNAPSIIKEAMYYSLEAGGKRIRPLLVFATLSAFEKDPKIGLMAAAAIEMIHTYSLIHDDLPSMDNDDLRRGKPTNHKVFGEAVAILAGDALLTYSFQVIGQTPNEFASCETKLQLVMEMAKAAGSEGMVGGQVADMEGEGKTLTIEELEYIHIHKTGKLLKFSVIAGALLGGANQTQLESLSAFAHHLGLAFQIQDDILDLEGNQELLGKPVGSDSSNEKSTYPQLLSMEGAKKALRQHLDLSKQHLEKTGLNIQLLKEIADLIASRDH, from the coding sequence TTGACTACTAAAGTTCTAGATGCTTTTGCACAAGAACATAAACAACTGCTTGAATCAGAGCTTCGAACCTTGGTGGAAAAGCTGAATGCACCTTCTATTATTAAAGAAGCTATGTATTATTCTCTTGAAGCAGGCGGAAAGAGAATCCGTCCTCTACTAGTATTTGCCACGCTCTCTGCTTTTGAGAAAGATCCCAAAATCGGTCTAATGGCGGCAGCTGCCATTGAAATGATTCATACCTATTCGTTAATCCATGATGATTTGCCAAGTATGGACAATGACGACCTCAGAAGAGGCAAGCCTACGAATCATAAGGTGTTCGGGGAGGCAGTCGCCATTTTAGCGGGAGATGCATTATTGACCTACAGTTTTCAAGTCATTGGCCAAACTCCTAATGAATTTGCTTCTTGTGAAACCAAACTCCAATTGGTTATGGAGATGGCTAAAGCTGCTGGGAGTGAAGGTATGGTGGGAGGTCAAGTGGCGGATATGGAAGGAGAGGGAAAAACTCTCACCATTGAAGAACTAGAGTATATCCATATACATAAAACAGGGAAGTTATTAAAATTTAGCGTCATAGCAGGTGCACTGCTAGGTGGAGCCAATCAAACTCAACTAGAAAGCCTGTCAGCATTTGCCCATCATTTAGGACTTGCTTTTCAAATACAAGACGACATTCTCGACTTAGAAGGAAATCAGGAGTTATTAGGTAAACCTGTTGGAAGTGATTCCTCTAACGAGAAAAGCACCTATCCACAATTATTGTCCATGGAGGGTGCCAAAAAAGCATTAAGACAGCATTTGGACTTGTCAAAACAACACTTAGAAAAGACAGGTCTTAACATTCAGTTACTCAAAGAAATTGCTGATCTTATAGCATCAAGAGACCACTAA
- a CDS encoding exodeoxyribonuclease VII small subunit yields the protein MSNEQKISFEEAMNKLEQIVDKLEEGDVPLEAAIAFYKEGMELSKLCHDKLKSVEEQLTQIITEDGRKQNFTIEEEE from the coding sequence GTGAGTAATGAACAAAAGATTTCCTTTGAGGAAGCAATGAATAAGCTGGAACAAATCGTGGATAAGCTTGAAGAAGGGGATGTCCCACTCGAAGCCGCCATTGCCTTTTATAAAGAGGGTATGGAGCTGTCAAAGCTTTGTCATGATAAGTTAAAAAGTGTTGAAGAACAATTAACACAGATTATTACGGAGGACGGACGAAAACAAAACTTTACGATTGAAGAGGAGGAATAG